In Cupriavidus basilensis, one genomic interval encodes:
- a CDS encoding glycosyltransferase family 4 protein, whose product MKILIVTDAWEPQVNGVVRTLKSTRRELIAMGHTVELITPQEFTTIPCPTYPEIALSLFAGAKVRARIRAFAPDALHIATEGPLGLAARRYAIREQLPFTTAYHTRFPEYVQARFGIPLAWTYRFLRWFHGPARAVMAPTPVVLHDLHQFGITHGVLWTRGVDLDVFTAQQANVLNTAHPIFLYVGRVAVEKNVEAFLALDLPGSKWVVGDGPALASLRARYPAANYLGVLTQPELAKVYASADVFVFPSRTDTFGLVLLEALASGLPVAAYPVTGPIDVLGHSDAGVMHEDLREACLEALRIDRATARAHAERFSWRAASEQFLTHLQPLPAVRATPNGTTGTTARPSSEHADSASPTVRTAPPAGATDRHVSTGTAPGLAEQRLHD is encoded by the coding sequence ATGAAGATCCTGATCGTCACCGATGCCTGGGAGCCGCAGGTCAATGGCGTGGTGCGCACGCTCAAGTCCACCCGCCGCGAGCTGATCGCGATGGGGCACACGGTGGAGCTGATCACGCCGCAGGAATTCACCACCATTCCCTGCCCGACCTATCCGGAGATCGCGCTGTCCCTGTTCGCCGGCGCCAAGGTCCGCGCGCGCATCCGCGCCTTCGCGCCGGACGCGCTGCATATCGCCACGGAAGGCCCGCTCGGGCTGGCTGCGCGCCGCTATGCGATCCGCGAGCAGTTGCCGTTTACCACCGCCTACCACACGCGCTTTCCGGAGTACGTGCAGGCGCGCTTCGGCATTCCGCTTGCCTGGACCTACCGCTTCCTGCGCTGGTTCCACGGCCCGGCGCGCGCCGTGATGGCGCCGACGCCGGTGGTGCTGCATGACCTGCATCAGTTCGGCATCACCCACGGCGTGCTGTGGACCCGCGGCGTCGACCTTGATGTCTTCACCGCCCAGCAGGCGAACGTGCTCAACACGGCGCACCCGATCTTTCTCTACGTAGGGCGCGTCGCCGTGGAAAAAAACGTGGAGGCCTTCCTTGCGCTGGACCTGCCCGGCTCCAAGTGGGTGGTGGGCGACGGCCCGGCGCTGGCGTCGCTGCGCGCGCGCTATCCGGCGGCTAACTACCTGGGCGTGCTGACCCAGCCGGAGCTGGCCAAGGTGTATGCTTCGGCCGACGTCTTCGTATTCCCCAGCCGCACCGATACGTTCGGGCTGGTGCTGCTCGAAGCCCTGGCCAGCGGGCTGCCGGTGGCGGCCTATCCGGTAACCGGGCCGATCGATGTGCTCGGCCACAGCGACGCCGGGGTGATGCACGAAGATTTGCGTGAAGCTTGCCTGGAAGCGCTGCGCATTGACCGCGCCACCGCTCGCGCCCATGCCGAACGGTTCTCGTGGCGCGCCGCCTCCGAGCAGTTCCTGACTCACCTGCAGCCGCTGCCGGCCGTACGCGCGACCCCCAACGGCACGACCGGCACCACTGCCCGCCCCTCTTCCGAACATGCCGACTCCGCATCGCCCACCGTCCGAACCGCACCGCCCGCCGGCGCCACAGACCGCCACGTCAGCACCGGCACCGCCCCCGGACTCGCCGAACAGCGACTACACGATTGA
- a CDS encoding UDP-2,3-diacylglucosamine diphosphatase: protein MRRWPNAAIVATEAAMVQALRSARGHLAKATQLLRSRTAESQSLPRPMSLPAALAAFMPAASDLQQGPPGRCATSPASAPPPEATTQPPHPSHPTRHYRAIWLSDIHLGTAGCQADYLLDFLKHNESDQLYLVGDIIDGWQLRRGWYWPQSHNDVVQKLLRKARKGTEVIYVPGNHDEVARQFDGLAFGDITVREDAVHVTAAGKRLWVVHGDLFDGVVQHARWLAYLGDSLYTLILAVNRHFNRIRARLGFPYWSLSQYLKHQVKNAVNYINSFEQAMVDEARRRGCDGVICGHIHKAEIREVDGQLYCNDGDWVESLSALVETQDGELQIVYWTTLLDAPATAGRRAVATA, encoded by the coding sequence ATGCGCCGCTGGCCCAATGCAGCCATCGTCGCTACCGAGGCCGCCATGGTTCAAGCTCTTCGTTCTGCCCGCGGACATCTGGCCAAGGCCACGCAACTGCTGCGCAGCCGCACCGCCGAGTCGCAATCCCTGCCGCGGCCCATGTCATTGCCTGCCGCGCTGGCCGCCTTCATGCCAGCGGCCAGCGACTTGCAGCAAGGGCCTCCCGGGCGTTGCGCCACCTCTCCCGCCAGCGCCCCGCCCCCTGAAGCCACCACCCAGCCCCCGCATCCGTCCCATCCCACCCGCCACTACCGCGCCATCTGGCTGTCCGACATCCACCTCGGCACGGCCGGCTGCCAGGCCGATTACCTGCTCGACTTCCTCAAGCACAATGAATCGGACCAGCTCTACCTGGTCGGCGACATCATCGATGGCTGGCAGTTGCGCCGCGGCTGGTACTGGCCGCAGAGCCACAACGATGTGGTGCAGAAGCTGCTGCGCAAGGCGCGCAAGGGCACCGAGGTGATCTACGTGCCGGGCAACCACGATGAGGTGGCGCGCCAGTTCGACGGCCTCGCCTTCGGCGATATCACGGTGCGCGAAGATGCCGTCCACGTCACCGCCGCGGGCAAGCGCCTGTGGGTGGTGCACGGCGACCTGTTCGACGGCGTGGTGCAGCACGCGCGCTGGCTGGCTTACCTGGGCGACTCGCTCTACACCCTGATCCTGGCCGTCAACCGGCACTTCAACCGCATCCGCGCGCGCCTGGGCTTTCCCTACTGGTCGCTGTCGCAATACCTGAAGCACCAGGTCAAGAACGCGGTCAACTACATCAACTCGTTCGAGCAGGCGATGGTGGATGAGGCGCGCCGGCGCGGCTGCGATGGCGTGATCTGCGGCCATATCCACAAGGCCGAGATCCGCGAGGTCGACGGCCAGCTCTACTGCAACGACGGCGACTGGGTGGAGAGCCTCTCCGCCCTGGTGGAGACGCAGGACGGCGAATTGCAGATCGTCTACTGGACCACCCTGCTCGATGCGCCGGCCACGGCCGGGCGCCGCGCCGTCGCCACGGCCTGA